ATACCCAATACAATTTTGTCGTTTTTATGTAACGTGTTACTAAGTTTAAGCATGAATTTTCTAGCTTGATCATCGTTTAAATTTCCAATATTAGAACCTAAAAAGAGTATGACTTTTGGTTTTGGCAACGTTTTAATATCCTCCAGCACATGAAAATAATCACCTTGTTTTGTTTCTATAGACAGATGCGGTAGTTCTTCATTTAAGGATGTTTCTAAATTGTTTAAAGCATTTTGTGAAATATCCACGGGGATGAACGTAAACTGATAATTTTCCCGATCTAAATACTTTAAAAGTTCTTTGGTTTTCATGCCATCGCCTGCGCCTAATTCAATAAGATCAAAATCAGTGTTTTTATTGATATCCAATCCATGCACCAATGCTTCGGTTTTATTCTTGAAAATATCATATTCTGAATTGGTTAAATAATATTCAGGCATGTTCATGATTTTGACAAACAAAGCATCTCCTTTTTTATCATAAAAATATTTAGAAGATAAAAATTTTGGATGGCTACTGAGTCCTTTAAGAACATCCATTTTGAATAGTGAGTTAAAAGTTTTTGACTCACTATTTATTGTTTTTTTTACGGAAGTTTCAATATTATTTATCATAAGTTATTTAGCTAATCGAATGCCAGAAAATTGCCAGCGTGTATTCGGTTGAAAAAAATTGCGATAGGTATTTCTGCTGTGGTTTTTTGAAGTAGCGGTTGATGCACCACGCAATACCATTTGGTTGCTCATAAATTTCCCATTATATTCTCCTATGGCACCTTCTGCTATTTTAAATTGGGGATAGGGCAAATAAGCTGAATTTGTCCATTCCCAACGCTCTCCCCATACCAATTGTTTAGAGGCAACTTCCCATTCAAATTCTGTGGGAAGTCTGCAGCCAGCCCATTGCGCAAATGCAAATGCTTCGTAATAAGATATGTGGGTTATGGAATGGTCTGGATCAACAGGTTGAAGACCTGAAAGCGTATAATGATGCCATAAACTTTCTTTTTGTTTCCAATAAAGGGGTGTTTTAATTTTTTGGTTTTGGATCCAATCCCAACCTTCATCTAGCCAATAGTCTGGGTTGTTATAACCGTCATCATTCATAAAGTCAATATATTCGGCATTGGTAACCAGGCTTTTTGAAATTTCAAAGGATTCTAAAAATACGCGATGCCTTCCCAGTTCATTGTCAAAACAAAAACCATCTCCTTTATAACCTATTTGAAAAATACCTTCTTCTACTGATAGCCAGCCAGCATCCGGAGAGGTATTATCAATTAAATTTCTGTTCCAAAATTTAGGATAGGTAGGATTATGGGAAAAGGTATATTTTAAATCAGTCAAAATCAATTCTTGATGTTGCTGTTCATGATTGATTCCTAAAATAGTTAGCTTCCATAGATTCTCAGACGTTTCTTGTTTAAGTAATTCAGACATATGAGCATCAACGTGGGCTCGGTATTCAAAAATAGTTTGATGATTGGGGCGGGTTATTAAGCCCCTGTTTTCACGTTTCAGGCGTTCGCCCAAACTGTTGTAATAACTATTGAATAAATAACCATAAGAATCATCGAACACTTTATAGTTGGGAAGAAATTCTTTTAAAATCATTTCTTCAAAAAACCAAGTTGTATGCGCTATGTGCCATTTTGGAGGACTCGAAAATACTGCCGATTGAGGGGTATAATCTTCTGGCTGTAAATGTTTACAGAGTTGCTCGGTATAGTGGCGTGTATCTAAATAGTGCTCAAGAATCGTCATATAGTAACAAATATACCAATGATTTATTCAGATGTGCCAATGATTAATGGTTCAATTTTAATCAGTTTGGATAAAATTTTAACTCAATTAAATTTCCGTATTACTATGTTTAAAATTATAGCACTTAAATATTTTAATTGGATACAGGAAGTGTAAATGACTATTTGCTAATTATACGAAAACATTATTTCTCGTTTATACTAGCTTGAATGTTTCAGGGAATGATGGCAAGAATGTAATATCAGGCTATGTAAATATTAATTTTATAAGTAAATTTATAAAAGAAAAGAATATGACAGATTAAATACTAGCTTGCGATAGTCAACCACTCAAAACTTGAAATTTGTATTCCAAAAGTACAATCATCTTGACAGCCATTTGGGATATGATAACAGTTTTTTATAAGATTATTGTCATCAACATTAAATGTAATGCTGTTTGAATCTGCATCAACAGATAAATACTTGCTCAAACAGGTGTCATAAAGCGCATCAATTATAACCGCTGCTGCTCCCGAATCATGGCTGTTTAAAGTTTTTATATTTTCAGTGTACGATTCAAAAACCACTCTATTTTCATATCCAACATAGTTATTATTGTCATCATAGATTGAATAGGCTTCATAAATTCTTGAAGTAACAGTGCCATTAATAACTGTTATTGTGGTATTGCTACCAAACCCAAAAACAGAACCAGAAGTTATAGTATATTTATAAGAATTTCCATGAGTTTCTTTTAAGGTATTCCAAGCGCTTAAACTCGATTTATAGGCCGCAATACTTTTCGTTTTTGAAGAATCGTTTGTGTCGCAACTTAAATTAAGGGCAAAAAAAAAGGTAATAAAAATTAATAGAATCAGTTTCTGTTTCATGTTAGTTTTTATTACCTAGATGTGAAAAGTGCGAAAAGGTTGCGTTGAAGTTTTAATTAAGCTTCTACTTCGCTTTTCTTGATTTTTCTATAAGTAAACGAATTGAAAATATTTCGTTTTGCAAAACGTGTCATCTTATCAGATTGACAAAGTTTAATATATAAAGCTTTATTCACGCCAAAAAACTCGTAAGTATTGCCATCTAAAAAAGTAACTTCTAAAAGTAACCCTTTATGTTGCCAATCAATGATAGCATAATTGATAGTTTCATTGTACTCATCTAAATTAGCAGCTTTAGTTTCTGGTGCAATGCTTACTAAAAAATGGTAGCCATCAATAATTTTTCTACTCATTAATTCAGCTTCAATAGCTTTTTCATCACCAGCTTGAAACTTATCAGGATGCCACTCTTTTACTAAATTTCTATAAGTGGTTTTTAATTGTTTAAGTGTCATGTCATTTTCAACACTAAACATTTTTTTATATTCGTTAATACGTTTCATTATAAGCTTTTTTTTGAAATAAGGCGCGAAGATACTCTTTTTTAAGATACTAGGTATCAGATAAAATACAAAAGATAGTAAGATTAAAATGAATATTATTTTGTGGTGCCTAAAATCTCATGTCTGATATCTAAAATCTAACTTCTTTTCATAGCTTTGCCACTTTAAAAAAATAACTATGATTTCAGTTGATAATTTAGCGGTAGAATTTGGCGGAACTGCCTTATTTAGTGATGTGTCTTTCACCATAAATGAAAATGATAAAATTGCCCTTATGGGGAAAAATGGTGCAGGAAAATCAACTATGATGAAGATTGTTGCTGGCGAACAAAAAGCCAGTCGCGGGCATGTGCGTTACCCAAAAGATGCGGTAATTGCTTATTTGCCTCAGCATTTATTAACTGAAGACGATTGTACGGTTTTTGAAGAAGCCTCTAAGGCTTTTAAGCATGTTTTTGAAATGCGTGACGAGATGGAGCATCTTAATAAAGAGTTGGAAACTAGAACGGATTATGAATCGGATGATTATATGAAAATCATTGAAAAGGTATCCGATTTGGGTGAAAAATATTATGCATTAGAAGATGTAAATTATGATGCAGAGGTTGAAAAAGCCTTATCTGGTTTAGGTTTTAAACGCGACGATTTTACCAGATTAACCAGTGAATTTAGTGGTGGTTACCGAATGCGTATTGAGTTGGCTAAAATTTTATTACAAAAACCCGACTTAATTTTATTGGATGAGCCTACCAACCATATCGATATCGAATCGGTCATTTGGTTGGAAGATTTTTTATTGAACAAAGCCAAAGCGGTTATGGTGATATCTCACGATAAAGCGTTTATTGATAATATTACAAATCGAACCATAGAAGTAACCATGGGTCGTATTTACGATTATAAAGCCAACTATTCGCACTATTTACAATTGCGTGAAGACAGGCGTGCTCACCAAGTGAAAGCTTACCAAGAGCAACAAAAATATATTGCTGATAATATGGCGTTTATTGAACGTTTTAAAGGTACTTATTCTAAAACCAATCAAGTAACCTCTCGTGAGCGTATGCTTGAAAAATTAGAAATTATTGAAATTGATGAGGTTGATACTTCCGCTTTAAAACTACGCTTTCCACCAGCACCACGTTCGGGCGATTATCCTGTAACGGTGAAAGATTTATCTAAATCTTATGATGGTCATGTGGTGTTTAAAAATGCAAATATGTCTATTTCTCGTGGAGAAAAAGTATCGTTTGTAGGTAGAAATGGTGAAGGAAAATCGACGATGATTAAATCTATTTTAGGTGAAATTGATTTTGAAGGCGCGTGTGCTTTAGGGTATAATGTTAAGGTTGGGTATTTTGCTCAAAATCAAGCTTCGTTGTTAGATGAGAATTTAACTATTTTCCAAACAGTTGATGAAGTTGCTGAAGGCGATGTGCGTACTCAAATAAAAAGTATTTTAGGTGGTTTTATGTTTAAGGGTGACGATATCGATAAAAGAGTAAGTGTGCTTTCTGGAGGTGAAAAAACCCGATTGGCTATGGTGAAATTACTTTTAGAGCCAGTGAATTTGTTGATTCTAGACGAACCTACCAATCATTTAGATTTAAAATCGAAAGATGTACTAAAGGAAGCTTTAAAGAATTTTGATGGTACTTTAATTTTAGTTTCACACGACCGTGATTTTTTACAAGGTCTTTCTCAAAAAGTATTCGAATTTAAAGACCAACGGGTTATTGAACACTTTGAAACCATTGATGATTTCTTAGTTAGAAACCGTATTGAAAACTTAAAACAGATTAATTTAAAGAAGTAAATAGTTTATTTTTAGCATGTTAATTGTTTTTATAATTTAATTCCTATTAATTCTATAGTATTAATAGGAATTAAATTATATTTGCCTAAAATTAATGAATGTAGGCATGCTTAAAGATAAGTTTATAAGTCTTAAAATACTTTTGCTTTTTTTAGTGTCTTTAA
The genomic region above belongs to Mariniflexile litorale and contains:
- a CDS encoding KTSC domain-containing protein, with translation MKRINEYKKMFSVENDMTLKQLKTTYRNLVKEWHPDKFQAGDEKAIEAELMSRKIIDGYHFLVSIAPETKAANLDEYNETINYAIIDWQHKGLLLEVTFLDGNTYEFFGVNKALYIKLCQSDKMTRFAKRNIFNSFTYRKIKKSEVEA
- a CDS encoding L-histidine N(alpha)-methyltransferase, with translation MINNIETSVKKTINSESKTFNSLFKMDVLKGLSSHPKFLSSKYFYDKKGDALFVKIMNMPEYYLTNSEYDIFKNKTEALVHGLDINKNTDFDLIELGAGDGMKTKELLKYLDRENYQFTFIPVDISQNALNNLETSLNEELPHLSIETKQGDYFHVLEDIKTLPKPKVILFLGSNIGNLNDDQARKFMLKLSNTLHKNDKIVLGIDLIKSEDIVLPAYNDEQGITKQFNLNILARMNRELDADFDLNAFTHSPKYNEEEGIAESFLVSKIDQTVRIKVLDMTFNFYKNETIHTEISRKYNDSILEHILEHTDLNVKDKLTDSKNYFADYILNKSNH
- the egtB gene encoding ergothioneine biosynthesis protein EgtB produces the protein MTILEHYLDTRHYTEQLCKHLQPEDYTPQSAVFSSPPKWHIAHTTWFFEEMILKEFLPNYKVFDDSYGYLFNSYYNSLGERLKRENRGLITRPNHQTIFEYRAHVDAHMSELLKQETSENLWKLTILGINHEQQHQELILTDLKYTFSHNPTYPKFWNRNLIDNTSPDAGWLSVEEGIFQIGYKGDGFCFDNELGRHRVFLESFEISKSLVTNAEYIDFMNDDGYNNPDYWLDEGWDWIQNQKIKTPLYWKQKESLWHHYTLSGLQPVDPDHSITHISYYEAFAFAQWAGCRLPTEFEWEVASKQLVWGERWEWTNSAYLPYPQFKIAEGAIGEYNGKFMSNQMVLRGASTATSKNHSRNTYRNFFQPNTRWQFSGIRLAK
- a CDS encoding ABC-F family ATP-binding cassette domain-containing protein, whose amino-acid sequence is MISVDNLAVEFGGTALFSDVSFTINENDKIALMGKNGAGKSTMMKIVAGEQKASRGHVRYPKDAVIAYLPQHLLTEDDCTVFEEASKAFKHVFEMRDEMEHLNKELETRTDYESDDYMKIIEKVSDLGEKYYALEDVNYDAEVEKALSGLGFKRDDFTRLTSEFSGGYRMRIELAKILLQKPDLILLDEPTNHIDIESVIWLEDFLLNKAKAVMVISHDKAFIDNITNRTIEVTMGRIYDYKANYSHYLQLREDRRAHQVKAYQEQQKYIADNMAFIERFKGTYSKTNQVTSRERMLEKLEIIEIDEVDTSALKLRFPPAPRSGDYPVTVKDLSKSYDGHVVFKNANMSISRGEKVSFVGRNGEGKSTMIKSILGEIDFEGACALGYNVKVGYFAQNQASLLDENLTIFQTVDEVAEGDVRTQIKSILGGFMFKGDDIDKRVSVLSGGEKTRLAMVKLLLEPVNLLILDEPTNHLDLKSKDVLKEALKNFDGTLILVSHDRDFLQGLSQKVFEFKDQRVIEHFETIDDFLVRNRIENLKQINLKK